The following are from one region of the Algiphilus sp. genome:
- a CDS encoding 2-hydroxychromene-2-carboxylate isomerase produces MSTIDFYYDAASPYTYLAATQIDDIASRHGRSVVYKPMLLGKVFEATGNRMPAAVPAKGKYMMGDLQRWAAYYGVPFAFPKVFPVNSKLAQRIGCVLPGEQVGQWAREIMHSYWVEGHDIGTAEGIRTATERMGLDGDALIAEAEAEPARTRLRTLTEEAVERGVFGAPTFFVDDAMFWGCDRLGLLEHHLGHARAA; encoded by the coding sequence ATGAGCACAATCGATTTCTACTACGACGCTGCCAGTCCCTACACCTACCTCGCCGCCACCCAGATCGACGACATCGCGTCGCGGCACGGCCGCAGCGTGGTCTACAAGCCGATGCTGCTGGGCAAGGTGTTCGAGGCCACCGGCAACCGCATGCCGGCGGCGGTGCCCGCCAAGGGCAAGTACATGATGGGCGACCTGCAGCGCTGGGCGGCCTACTACGGTGTGCCCTTCGCCTTCCCCAAGGTGTTCCCGGTCAACAGCAAGCTGGCGCAGCGCATCGGCTGCGTGCTGCCCGGCGAGCAGGTCGGCCAGTGGGCGCGCGAGATCATGCACAGCTACTGGGTCGAGGGGCACGACATCGGCACCGCCGAGGGCATCCGCACCGCCACCGAGCGCATGGGCCTCGACGGCGATGCCCTCATCGCGGAAGCCGAGGCCGAGCCCGCCAGGACCCGGCTGCGCACGCTCACCGAGGAAGCGGTCGAACGCGGCGTCTTCGGTGCACCGACCTTCTTCGTCGACGACGCCATGTTCTGGGGCTGCGACCGGCTCGGCCTGCTCGAGCACCATCTCGGCCACGCGCGGGCCGCGTGA
- a CDS encoding circularly permuted type 2 ATP-grasp protein, producing MSWRGYRSDTFDELIDAKGHPRDAARALTDYLSRLTPADLADRRQAAELAIKALGVTFTVYSDSDGRNVDRAFPFDIIPRTIARREWDRTEAGLKQRVTALNQFIADIYGPRHIIRDRVFPEELLAESVNFRPQCMGVRPAGDVWAHICGSDLVRDADGTIYVLEDNLRVPSGVSYMLENRMVIKRVFPEVFETSTILPVDDYPAQLYDTLAALSPRPADQPVIGLLTPGMFNSAYFEHCYLALQMGIELVEGGDLFVADDDCCYMRTIHGPQRVDVLYRRIDDLFMDPEAFHPDSLLGVPGLMRAWRAGNLALANAPGAGVADDKVVYAFVPEMIRYYLDQDPILPNVPSWLCMRSVDRDHVLANLDKLVVKPANESGGYGMLIGPRASKAEREAFADRIRANPRNYMAQPTLSISTAPTLTDDGIEPRHLDLRPFILSRENPYVTTGGLTRVAMNRGSLVVNSSQGGGAKDTWVVETDEEPR from the coding sequence ATCAGCTGGCGCGGCTACCGCTCGGATACCTTCGACGAGCTCATCGATGCGAAGGGCCACCCGCGTGACGCGGCACGGGCGCTGACCGACTATCTCTCGCGGCTGACGCCGGCCGACCTCGCCGACCGCCGGCAGGCGGCGGAGCTGGCCATCAAGGCGCTGGGCGTGACCTTCACGGTCTACAGCGACAGCGACGGCCGCAATGTCGACCGGGCCTTCCCATTCGACATCATCCCGCGCACCATCGCGCGCCGCGAGTGGGACCGCACCGAGGCCGGCCTCAAGCAGCGCGTGACTGCGCTCAACCAGTTCATTGCCGACATCTACGGTCCGCGTCACATCATCCGCGACCGGGTCTTCCCGGAGGAGCTCCTCGCCGAGTCGGTCAACTTCCGACCGCAGTGCATGGGCGTGCGGCCCGCCGGCGATGTCTGGGCGCACATCTGCGGTTCCGACCTGGTGCGCGATGCCGACGGCACCATCTACGTGCTCGAGGACAACCTGCGCGTGCCCAGCGGCGTCTCCTACATGCTGGAGAACCGCATGGTCATCAAGCGGGTCTTCCCCGAGGTGTTCGAGACCAGCACCATCCTGCCGGTGGACGACTATCCGGCCCAGCTCTACGACACGCTGGCGGCGCTGTCACCGCGGCCCGCGGACCAGCCGGTCATCGGCCTGCTCACGCCGGGCATGTTCAACAGCGCCTACTTCGAGCACTGCTACCTGGCGCTCCAGATGGGCATCGAGCTGGTCGAGGGCGGCGATCTCTTCGTCGCCGACGACGACTGCTGCTACATGCGCACCATCCACGGTCCGCAGCGCGTCGATGTCCTGTACCGCCGCATCGATGACCTGTTCATGGATCCGGAAGCGTTCCATCCCGATTCCCTGCTGGGCGTGCCGGGCCTGATGCGCGCCTGGCGCGCGGGCAACCTGGCACTGGCCAATGCCCCCGGTGCCGGCGTCGCCGACGACAAGGTGGTCTACGCCTTCGTGCCGGAGATGATCCGCTACTACCTGGATCAGGACCCCATCCTGCCCAACGTGCCGAGCTGGCTGTGCATGCGCAGCGTCGACCGCGACCACGTGCTGGCCAACCTCGACAAGCTGGTGGTCAAGCCGGCCAACGAATCGGGCGGCTACGGCATGCTCATCGGCCCGCGCGCCAGCAAGGCGGAGCGCGAGGCCTTCGCCGACCGCATCCGTGCCAACCCGCGCAACTACATGGCGCAGCCGACGCTGTCGATCTCCACCGCGCCGACGCTCACCGACGACGGCATCGAACCGCGCCACCTCGACCTGCGGCCCTTCATCCTGTCGCGCGAGAATCCCTACGTGACCACCGGCGGCCTGACCCGGGTGGCGATGAACCGGGGCTCGCTTGTGGTCAATTCCTCGCAGGGCGGCGGCGCCAAGGACACCTGGGTGGTGGAAACCGACGAGGAGCCGCGCTGA
- a CDS encoding alpha-E domain-containing protein: protein MLSRTAENIYWFGRYLQRAENTARLVNVQAYLSLDLPRRVPLSWGSLVDILGAGELFAGRYDSPGEAEVAHFIIADERFTGSLRSTLDAARENLRATRETLPSDIWEKLNELHAMVIARGNSVAYRRVRTDLLREVIEGCLTIMGMLVNNMSRGTGFQFLRLGMALEQADMTTRIVDARSGGMVPDGETDELAPIRATQWMSVLKSLHAYQMYRRQQRTRVTGPRALAFLLHDPTFPRSVAFSLWSMQQTLPRLPEHPELRQALDAAVQLVAGADVRALLADDDDSALGRMLDDIQLALGRVHERVDACFFQRQTQQQALENAEATDA, encoded by the coding sequence ATGCTGTCGCGTACCGCCGAGAACATCTACTGGTTCGGCCGCTACCTCCAGCGCGCCGAGAACACCGCGCGGCTGGTCAACGTCCAGGCCTATCTGTCGCTCGACCTGCCGCGGCGCGTACCGCTGTCCTGGGGCTCGCTGGTGGACATCCTGGGCGCCGGCGAGCTCTTCGCGGGCCGCTACGACAGCCCCGGCGAGGCCGAGGTGGCGCACTTCATCATCGCCGACGAGCGCTTCACCGGCTCGCTGCGCAGCACGCTCGACGCGGCGCGGGAGAACCTGCGCGCGACCCGCGAGACGCTGCCCAGCGACATCTGGGAGAAGCTCAACGAGCTGCACGCCATGGTGATCGCGCGCGGCAACTCGGTGGCCTACCGCCGGGTGCGCACCGACCTGCTGCGCGAGGTCATCGAGGGCTGCCTGACCATCATGGGCATGCTGGTCAACAACATGAGCCGGGGCACCGGCTTCCAGTTCCTGCGCCTGGGCATGGCGCTGGAGCAGGCCGACATGACCACGCGCATCGTCGACGCGCGCTCGGGTGGCATGGTGCCCGACGGCGAGACCGACGAGCTCGCGCCCATCCGCGCCACCCAGTGGATGAGCGTGCTGAAGAGCCTGCACGCCTACCAGATGTACCGGCGGCAGCAGCGCACTCGCGTCACCGGACCGCGCGCGCTCGCCTTCCTGCTCCACGACCCCACCTTCCCGCGCAGCGTCGCGTTCTCGCTGTGGTCGATGCAGCAGACGCTGCCGCGCCTGCCCGAGCACCCCGAGCTGCGCCAGGCGCTCGATGCCGCTGTACAGCTGGTGGCCGGCGCCGACGTGCGCGCACTGCTCGCCGATGATGACGACAGCGCGCTGGGGCGCATGCTGGACGACATCCAGCTCGCGCTCGGGCGCGTGCACGAACGCGTCGACGCGTGCTTCTTCCAGCGACAGACGCAGCAGCAGGCGCTCGAGAACGCCGAAGCGACGGACGCGTAG
- a CDS encoding PIN domain-containing protein, with protein sequence MSADAFLDTNVFVYELDRTEPYKSDTASRLIASALAEDSGCISYQIIQECLSTFMRKARIPISVADMRSYMHNVLIPMYRIPATVALYERGLALHERYGFAIYDCLVVAAALEAGCRTLYTEDLQHGQQIEQLRIVNPFLVD encoded by the coding sequence ATGAGCGCTGACGCATTTCTGGATACCAACGTCTTCGTCTACGAGCTGGACAGGACGGAACCGTACAAATCCGACACCGCCTCCAGACTCATCGCCTCGGCACTTGCCGAGGACAGCGGCTGCATCAGCTACCAGATCATCCAGGAGTGCCTGAGCACATTCATGCGGAAAGCGCGGATCCCGATTTCGGTGGCCGACATGCGCAGCTACATGCACAACGTGCTGATCCCGATGTACCGCATCCCGGCGACGGTCGCGCTCTACGAACGCGGACTTGCGCTGCATGAACGCTATGGATTCGCGATCTACGACTGCCTCGTCGTCGCGGCCGCGCTGGAGGCTGGCTGTCGCACGCTGTACACGGAGGATCTGCAGCACGGCCAGCAGATCGAACAGCTGCGCATCGTCAACCCCTTTCTCGTGGACTGA
- the aceF gene encoding dihydrolipoyllysine-residue acetyltransferase, which produces MAGKTIAVPDIGGFEGVPVIEVLVAAGDRVEAEQPLIVLESDKSTMEIPAPEAGTIEALQCKVGDTVSEGSPICTLVPDAGDAPAPASEAPAAEPEPAPQPEPEPEPEAEPEPEPASASSPAPAQSTETVRVPDIGDFTDVPVIEVLIADGDTVEADQPIIVLESDKSTMEVPAPQAGTVGSVALKQGDKVSQGDVICELTVAGAAQPAPAPAQAPEPQPQSEPQPGPQAAQDEAPAAQTGDTGSAAQGPRMQPQSDGQLIPHASPAVRRFARELGVDLATVTGSGAKGRIVREDVQKRVKQALSQAPQATAPAGGGGLPAQPEVDFSRFGPVEEHELPRIRRISAQNLHRNWLLVPHVTQTDDADITDLEAFRKAESTAERKLTLLPFVIKAVGAALAEFPDFNSSLSADGQRLIRKQYCHVGFAADTPNGLLVPVVRDVWSKPVSVLAAECGALAAKARDGKLKPDEMQGGCFSISSLGGIGGSHFTPIVNAPEVAILGVSKASMQPVWDGEQFRPRLMCPLSLSYDHRVIDGAAAARFIVHVKNLLEDMRRIVL; this is translated from the coding sequence ATGGCGGGCAAGACGATCGCGGTACCGGACATCGGCGGCTTCGAGGGCGTGCCGGTCATCGAGGTGCTGGTCGCCGCCGGCGACCGCGTCGAGGCCGAGCAGCCGCTGATCGTGCTGGAGTCCGACAAGTCCACGATGGAGATCCCGGCGCCCGAGGCCGGCACCATCGAGGCCCTGCAGTGCAAGGTCGGCGATACGGTCTCGGAGGGCAGTCCGATCTGCACGCTGGTGCCGGATGCCGGCGATGCCCCGGCACCGGCATCCGAGGCGCCGGCAGCCGAACCCGAGCCGGCCCCCCAGCCGGAGCCCGAGCCCGAGCCCGAAGCGGAGCCGGAGCCGGAGCCGGCGAGCGCATCGTCACCGGCGCCGGCGCAGTCGACCGAGACCGTGCGCGTGCCCGATATCGGCGACTTCACCGACGTGCCGGTGATCGAGGTGCTGATCGCCGACGGCGACACGGTCGAGGCGGACCAGCCCATCATCGTGCTGGAGTCCGACAAGTCGACCATGGAGGTGCCCGCACCGCAGGCCGGCACCGTCGGAAGCGTGGCCCTGAAGCAGGGCGACAAGGTCAGCCAGGGCGATGTCATCTGCGAGCTCACCGTGGCGGGTGCCGCGCAACCGGCGCCGGCGCCCGCGCAGGCCCCCGAACCGCAGCCGCAGTCCGAACCACAACCCGGACCGCAAGCGGCGCAGGATGAGGCACCCGCTGCGCAGACCGGTGACACCGGCAGCGCCGCCCAGGGCCCGCGCATGCAGCCGCAGTCCGACGGCCAGCTGATTCCGCACGCCAGCCCGGCCGTGCGCCGCTTCGCGCGCGAGCTCGGCGTCGATCTGGCGACCGTGACCGGCAGTGGCGCCAAGGGACGCATCGTGCGCGAGGACGTGCAGAAGCGCGTCAAGCAGGCGCTCTCGCAGGCGCCGCAGGCCACCGCGCCGGCGGGTGGGGGCGGTCTGCCGGCGCAGCCCGAGGTCGACTTCAGCCGCTTCGGCCCGGTCGAGGAGCACGAGCTGCCGCGCATCCGGCGCATCTCGGCGCAGAACCTGCACCGCAACTGGCTGCTGGTGCCGCACGTCACGCAGACCGACGACGCCGACATCACCGATCTGGAAGCCTTCCGCAAGGCCGAGAGCACGGCCGAGCGCAAGCTCACCCTGCTGCCCTTCGTCATCAAGGCGGTGGGCGCGGCACTGGCCGAGTTCCCGGATTTCAACAGCTCGCTGTCCGCCGACGGCCAGCGCCTGATCCGCAAGCAGTACTGCCATGTCGGCTTCGCGGCGGATACGCCCAACGGCCTCCTGGTGCCGGTGGTGCGCGACGTCTGGAGCAAGCCGGTCAGCGTGCTCGCGGCCGAGTGCGGTGCGCTGGCGGCGAAGGCGCGCGACGGCAAGCTCAAGCCCGACGAGATGCAGGGCGGCTGCTTCTCGATCTCCAGCCTGGGCGGCATCGGCGGCAGTCACTTCACGCCCATCGTCAACGCGCCCGAGGTCGCCATCCTCGGCGTATCGAAGGCCAGCATGCAGCCGGTGTGGGACGGCGAGCAGTTCCGGCCGCGCCTGATGTGCCCGCTATCGCTGTCCTACGACCACCGCGTCATCGACGGTGCGGCAGCCGCGCGCTTCATCGTGCACGTCAAGAACCTGCTCGAGGACATGCGCCGCATCGTGCTCTGA
- the minC gene encoding septum site-determining protein MinC, which yields MRASQIPVAIAVNDVDNSTATEVKGMMLPVTRVRMTARGASDTVADFRAWAESLPEMMRAMPIVLDAAHHTACSSLLEVAREHGLSVLGVADGKLAPTASAAGLAVLSEEMLMAGRAGGARRPAPEPEAAPAPAEAVPAPEHPPATGGSAARVVHAQVRSGQQVYADGADLVVLGTVSPGAEVIADGHIHIYGSLRGRAIAGARGDTRARIFCRRFEPELVACAGVYDVAEKLRPELRGKAVQVWLDGEDLQFAAID from the coding sequence ATGCGCGCCTCGCAGATTCCGGTCGCCATCGCAGTGAACGACGTCGATAACAGTACCGCAACCGAGGTCAAGGGCATGATGCTGCCGGTGACGCGGGTGCGCATGACGGCGCGCGGCGCGTCCGACACGGTCGCCGATTTCCGCGCCTGGGCCGAGTCGCTTCCCGAGATGATGCGCGCCATGCCGATCGTGCTCGACGCCGCGCACCACACCGCCTGCAGCAGCCTGCTCGAGGTGGCGCGCGAGCACGGTCTGTCGGTGCTCGGCGTGGCCGACGGCAAGCTGGCGCCGACCGCCTCCGCGGCGGGGCTGGCGGTGCTGTCCGAGGAAATGCTGATGGCCGGGCGCGCCGGCGGCGCCCGTCGCCCCGCGCCGGAGCCCGAGGCGGCCCCCGCCCCGGCAGAGGCGGTTCCGGCGCCCGAGCATCCGCCGGCGACCGGCGGCAGCGCGGCGCGCGTGGTGCACGCGCAGGTCCGTTCCGGCCAGCAGGTCTATGCCGACGGTGCCGACCTGGTGGTGCTCGGTACGGTGAGTCCGGGCGCCGAGGTCATCGCCGACGGCCACATCCACATCTACGGGTCGCTCCGGGGGCGCGCCATCGCCGGCGCCCGCGGCGACACGCGCGCCCGCATCTTCTGCCGACGCTTCGAGCCCGAGCTGGTGGCGTGTGCCGGGGTCTACGACGTTGCCGAGAAGCTGCGCCCCGAGCTGCGCGGCAAGGCCGTTCAGGTGTGGCTGGACGGCGAGGATCTGCAGTTCGCGGCGATCGACTGA
- the mgtE gene encoding magnesium transporter, giving the protein MEREEVLFSLRAAINGDDSIFPLIVRQTHPADVAATLAELEPTDVRRLLTQVPSDARAEIFGYLPPEFQLAIVQLMARRELVALFVEMSADERADLYNALPGEAQETLLPALAQVEREDIRRLAAYEEGTVGSVMTSDYATLTPELTARQAVEQLRRVAPDKETIYQAYVVDELRHLMGTVSLRDLIVAPPHARVEQFMKREPIHCDADEARDEAAKMIAKYDLIALPVTDPDARLIGIVTYDDAMDVAEEAATAGFHKAGGSAALVGSIRDASITSLYRSRVFWLVVLVFGNIFSGAGIAHFEDTIAAHLALLFFLPLLIASAGNAGSQASTLMVRALATGDVQMRDWGRMLGREFLVASLLGATMAVAISGIGAWRGGPDIAGVVALTMIIVVVVGSLIGMSLPFMMSRLKVDPATASAPLVASIADVTGVVIYFSIAAAVLGAAG; this is encoded by the coding sequence ATGGAACGCGAAGAAGTGCTGTTCTCTCTCCGCGCCGCGATCAACGGCGACGACAGCATTTTCCCGCTCATCGTGCGCCAGACCCATCCGGCGGACGTGGCGGCCACGCTTGCCGAGCTCGAGCCGACCGATGTCCGGCGCCTGCTGACACAGGTTCCGTCCGATGCCCGCGCCGAGATCTTCGGCTACCTGCCGCCCGAGTTCCAGCTCGCCATCGTGCAGCTGATGGCGCGCCGGGAGCTGGTGGCGCTCTTCGTCGAGATGTCGGCCGACGAGCGTGCCGACCTCTACAACGCGCTGCCCGGCGAGGCGCAGGAAACCCTGCTGCCGGCGCTGGCCCAGGTCGAGCGCGAGGACATCCGCCGACTGGCGGCCTACGAGGAGGGCACGGTGGGCTCGGTGATGACCTCCGACTACGCCACCCTCACCCCCGAGCTGACCGCGCGTCAGGCGGTCGAGCAGCTGCGGCGCGTGGCGCCCGACAAGGAGACCATCTACCAGGCCTACGTGGTCGACGAGCTGCGCCACCTCATGGGCACCGTCTCGCTGCGCGATCTCATCGTCGCGCCGCCGCACGCGCGCGTCGAGCAGTTCATGAAGCGCGAGCCCATCCACTGCGACGCCGACGAGGCGCGCGACGAAGCCGCCAAGATGATCGCCAAGTACGACCTGATCGCGCTGCCGGTGACCGATCCCGACGCGCGGCTCATCGGCATCGTGACCTACGACGACGCCATGGACGTCGCCGAGGAAGCCGCCACTGCGGGCTTCCACAAGGCCGGCGGCTCGGCAGCGCTGGTCGGCAGCATCCGCGATGCCAGCATCACCAGCCTCTACCGCAGCCGCGTGTTCTGGCTGGTGGTGCTGGTCTTCGGCAACATCTTCTCGGGCGCTGGCATCGCCCACTTCGAGGACACCATCGCCGCCCACCTGGCGCTGCTGTTCTTCCTGCCGCTGCTCATCGCCAGCGCCGGAAACGCCGGCTCGCAGGCCTCCACGCTGATGGTGCGCGCCCTCGCCACCGGCGACGTCCAGATGCGCGACTGGGGCCGCATGCTGGGCCGCGAGTTTCTCGTCGCCAGCCTGCTCGGCGCCACCATGGCGGTGGCCATATCGGGCATCGGCGCCTGGCGCGGCGGACCCGACATCGCCGGCGTGGTGGCGCTGACCATGATCATCGTGGTCGTGGTCGGCAGTCTCATCGGCATGTCGCTGCCCTTCATGATGTCGCGCCTGAAAGTCGACCCGGCGACCGCCAGCGCGCCGCTGGTGGCGTCCATCGCCGACGTCACCGGGGTGGTGATCTATTTCTCGATCGCGGCGGCAGTGCTGGGGGCCGCGGGCTGA
- a CDS encoding peptidase — MTYCIAIKVDRGLVFAADTRTSAGVDDVRTYNKLHSFQFPGERVFVLMSAGNLATTQAVLAAIKRDLQAENDGPSIRTLSSMYEVAEYVGTLSKRAQKQVDASEGGATVETTLILGGQIAGEEPQVYLIYPLGNYITVSPESPFLQIGEHKYGKPILDRIIRQQTTLEDAARCALVSLDSTMRSNLSVGPPLDLAVVPTDALDITHRMRLDTDTPYYAELKESWARNLESIFSKLPRFDWEAGRAPGTGHPDDGAEAGGASASVLRLR; from the coding sequence ATGACCTACTGTATCGCCATCAAGGTCGACCGCGGCCTCGTCTTCGCGGCGGATACGCGCACCAGCGCCGGTGTCGACGACGTGCGCACCTACAACAAGCTGCACAGCTTCCAGTTTCCGGGGGAGCGCGTCTTCGTGCTGATGTCGGCGGGCAATCTCGCCACCACGCAGGCCGTGCTCGCCGCCATCAAGCGGGACCTTCAGGCCGAGAACGACGGGCCCTCGATCCGCACGCTGTCCAGCATGTACGAGGTCGCGGAATACGTCGGCACGCTGTCCAAGCGCGCGCAGAAGCAGGTCGACGCCAGCGAAGGCGGTGCAACGGTCGAGACCACCCTCATCCTCGGCGGGCAGATCGCCGGCGAGGAACCGCAGGTCTACCTGATCTACCCGCTGGGCAACTACATCACGGTATCGCCGGAGTCGCCGTTCCTGCAGATCGGCGAGCACAAGTACGGCAAGCCCATCCTCGATCGCATCATCCGTCAGCAGACGACGCTGGAGGATGCCGCCCGCTGCGCGCTGGTATCGCTGGACTCGACCATGCGGTCGAACCTGTCGGTGGGGCCGCCGCTCGATCTCGCAGTGGTGCCGACCGATGCGCTCGACATCACGCACCGCATGCGGCTCGACACGGACACGCCGTACTACGCGGAGCTCAAGGAGAGCTGGGCGCGCAACCTGGAGTCGATCTTCTCGAAGCTGCCGCGCTTCGACTGGGAGGCCGGTCGTGCGCCCGGTACCGGTCATCCCGACGACGGCGCCGAAGCCGGCGGCGCCAGCGCATCGGTCCTGCGTCTGCGCTGA
- the purD gene encoding phosphoribosylamine--glycine ligase, with product MKVLVIGGGGREHALAWKLAQSPRVDEVLVAPGNAGTARESGCRNIAVSAEDIDALLALAREEGVGFTVVGPEAPLAAGVVDAFAEAGLRCFGPRRAAAQLEASKAFTKAFLARHGIPTADYATFTEADAACAWIDERGAPIVVKADGLAAGKGVVVAPDVATAKQAVHDMLGLDGARVVIEECLLGEEASFIVVADGTDYVAFPSSQDHKRIGDGDTGPNTGGMGAYSPAPVVTETVEQRIRDTVIAPTLAGLAADGIAFTGFLYAGVMIDADGNPRVLEFNVRMGDPETQPLLMRLRSDLLDLLEAAVDHRLDAVTPDWDERAALGVVLAAEGYPASARKGDAIGGLDGDTPPATKVFHAGTRVGDDGSAITDGGRVLCACALGADIAEAKARAYDVVNIIDWPGMQYRRDIGWRALR from the coding sequence ATGAAAGTCCTCGTCATCGGCGGCGGCGGCCGCGAACATGCTCTCGCCTGGAAGCTCGCGCAGTCACCGCGCGTCGACGAGGTGCTGGTCGCCCCCGGCAACGCCGGCACCGCGCGCGAGAGCGGCTGCCGCAACATCGCCGTGAGCGCCGAGGACATCGACGCATTGCTGGCGCTGGCGCGCGAGGAGGGTGTCGGCTTCACCGTGGTCGGGCCCGAAGCGCCGCTCGCTGCAGGCGTCGTGGACGCCTTCGCCGAGGCCGGACTGCGCTGCTTCGGCCCGCGCCGGGCGGCCGCACAGCTGGAAGCCTCCAAGGCCTTCACCAAGGCTTTCCTGGCCCGCCACGGCATCCCCACCGCCGACTACGCCACCTTCACCGAGGCCGATGCCGCCTGCGCCTGGATCGACGAGCGCGGCGCCCCCATCGTGGTCAAGGCCGACGGCCTGGCCGCCGGCAAGGGCGTGGTGGTGGCACCGGACGTGGCCACCGCGAAGCAGGCCGTGCACGACATGCTGGGCCTGGACGGCGCGCGCGTGGTCATCGAGGAATGCCTGCTCGGCGAGGAAGCCAGCTTCATCGTCGTCGCCGACGGCACCGACTACGTCGCCTTCCCGAGCTCGCAGGACCACAAGCGCATCGGCGACGGCGACACCGGCCCCAACACCGGCGGCATGGGCGCCTACTCGCCGGCCCCGGTGGTCACCGAAACCGTCGAGCAGCGCATCCGCGACACCGTCATCGCGCCGACCCTGGCCGGCCTGGCGGCCGACGGCATCGCCTTCACCGGCTTCCTGTACGCCGGCGTCATGATCGACGCCGACGGCAACCCGCGCGTGCTCGAGTTCAATGTCCGCATGGGCGATCCGGAGACCCAGCCGCTGCTCATGCGCCTGCGCTCGGACCTGCTCGATCTGCTCGAGGCCGCGGTCGACCACCGCCTGGACGCGGTAACGCCGGACTGGGACGAGCGCGCCGCGCTCGGCGTCGTCCTCGCCGCCGAGGGCTACCCGGCGTCGGCGCGCAAGGGCGACGCCATCGGCGGTCTCGACGGCGACACCCCGCCCGCCACCAAGGTCTTCCACGCCGGCACCCGCGTCGGCGACGACGGCAGCGCCATCACCGACGGCGGCCGCGTCCTCTGCGCCTGCGCCCTCGGCGCCGACATCGCCGAAGCCAAGGCGCGCGCCTACGACGTCGTCAACATCATCGACTGGCCGGGGATGCAGTATCGGCGCGATATCGGGTGGCGGGCGTTGCGGTAG
- a CDS encoding alpha/beta hydrolase has protein sequence MSGRSEHLEARGLVFHVNRWGADGAPAIVVLHGWGDCGATFAPLAECWAEHGPVAAPDMRGFGGTQHAGGTDYLFPEYIPDLDAILDRLAPNGPIVLVGHSMGAQIASLYAGIRPERVSHLVLLDGLHLPDSDPDRAPKRYRQWLHQLAQPPEIKRYGDFDELAARIRRQHPKLDAQRADAIARAWGEADGDGVRLRMDPVHRRRGPLLYRAAESMAIWREITAPVLFVDGGASPFPDAIDAAERTRRRECFADHSVVTIPDTGHMLHFEAPDATAAAVTRWLHAQGAPAAAAHGTDAA, from the coding sequence GTGAGCGGCCGCAGCGAGCATCTGGAGGCACGCGGGCTCGTCTTCCACGTCAACCGCTGGGGCGCCGACGGCGCACCGGCCATCGTGGTGCTGCACGGCTGGGGCGACTGCGGCGCGACCTTCGCGCCGCTGGCCGAGTGCTGGGCGGAACACGGCCCGGTCGCCGCACCGGACATGCGCGGGTTCGGCGGCACGCAGCACGCCGGCGGCACCGACTACCTCTTCCCGGAGTACATCCCGGATCTCGACGCGATCCTCGACCGGCTCGCACCGAACGGCCCGATCGTGCTGGTCGGCCACAGCATGGGCGCGCAGATCGCCAGCCTCTATGCCGGCATCCGGCCCGAGCGCGTATCGCATCTGGTGCTGCTCGACGGCCTTCACCTGCCCGACAGCGATCCCGACCGTGCGCCGAAGCGCTATCGGCAATGGCTCCACCAGCTCGCGCAGCCGCCCGAGATCAAGCGCTACGGCGACTTCGACGAGCTGGCGGCGCGCATCCGGCGACAGCATCCGAAGCTCGACGCGCAGCGCGCCGACGCCATCGCACGCGCCTGGGGCGAGGCCGACGGCGACGGCGTGCGCCTGCGCATGGATCCGGTCCACCGGCGGCGCGGCCCGCTGCTCTACCGCGCGGCCGAGTCGATGGCGATATGGCGCGAGATCACGGCCCCGGTGCTGTTCGTCGACGGCGGCGCCTCGCCGTTTCCCGACGCCATCGATGCCGCCGAGCGGACCCGGCGCCGGGAGTGCTTCGCCGACCACTCGGTCGTCACCATCCCGGACACCGGCCACATGCTCCACTTCGAGGCCCCGGACGCCACCGCAGCGGCCGTCACCCGATGGCTGCACGCGCAGGGGGCTCCGGCCGCCGCCGCGCACGGCACCGACGCGGCATGA